The sequence gaaggaaaacGCAGTAAGAACGAGTCCCCGTGGGACCAGCGCAGTCGCCACCGCGGCACCAGCAGCAGGAATCGAGCCCCAGCCCTTCCAGGTCCGCCTGGTTCACACCCTCGTTCCCCCGCGGTGCCCAGCTCCGGGCCCTCATCCTCGCTGCACGTTCTCCTCTCCCCGGCTGCCAAGATCCCACCACCCCCGTGCCTCACACCGCTCGCTCTGCGCGGTCCCCCAGGACCTTTCCACCCCTTTGGGCCCATTTAAAACCACTTCCTTGAAGGTCTTTGCCTCCTGGGGGGAGCAGCTCAACCTAaacccctcctgccctccccgggCACTCCCCTGCACCTCTCCTTTGTGCAGAAGGCGATGGAGGCCGCAGGGTTTCTGTACTCCCTGACTCAGGCAGCCTcattccccccccgccctcccaaAACACAGGCTCTTGCTCGGGGCTCATACTCACGCAGCCACGCCTGAGACCCCGCGATCGTTGGACAGGCTCTGCCCTGGAGGCCGCCCCTTTCTCTGCATGGAAGAAATCCTCCAGTGACTCAGCTGTGCAGAACCTTCTGGTCACCCGCCCCCTCCCAGGGAAGGCCACGAGCAGAAACGCTGGCTGGCACAAGCGCGAGCACCCCCGAGGCACCCCAAAAGCTGCCTGTGCTCATGCTGTGGGAACGGCCAGGAACAGGCACAGGCTTCCCGACACATAAAATCCCTCGTGTGGAAAACCCTCCTACCTTCTTGGGAATGGGGCTCCCCCGACGATTCACCTCCTCATCCATCTGCCGTGCACGCTGGAAGAGAACCGGGGTGGGATGAGCGGGGCCCTTCTCCCCGCCCGGTCGTGCGGGGCCCCACGTGCCCAGCTGGCCGCTCTCTCCTGCGCCACGCTCAAGGCAAGAGCACGAGTGTGCAGGGAAGTGCAGACCCCACCCCGTCTTGGTGAGAAGCACCGACCCCCAACAAGCAGCGACTGCGCCTGGGATTTTCCTTGCCCTGTAGGTTCTGCTCCCCGGCCAGCCTaacacccccagccctgccccccCGCCAGCGCACAGACGGGCAAGAAGAGGCAGAGAACAAAGCAatcccagccctcctcctccttctcccagctctTACAAGTCATTCAAGCCTCTGGGGACAATAACAGCTTTTACCTTTGGTACTGCCTGCTCATGGGGCAACCTGGGAACAACCTTTTTGCCGTCACAGAACAGCAGTTTGGCctgcagggagagaaagaagggtCACCCGATGCCGGCCCCCGAGAGGGACCTGCCAGCACCCCCCACTGTTGTGTGTCTGCCTGAAAGCCCTGCAACAGCTCCGCTTTCGGCGTGCTGCCGTGCGGCTCTCACAGACAGCGAGGTGCAAAAGCACAATCTGAGCCCAGTAAAGTCTTGGCAACTGGCACAAAAGCaagatgtgaaagaaaaatcatcccGCCCCACGCCCCCAGGACCCTTCGGTGGGTGCTGGTCTCTGTGGGAGCTCTGGCCACGTGGCACGTTCCGACAGCAGCAGCGCGAGCCACCCAGCCCCgactgctctcctctcctgtgCTGGGGCACAGCAGCCACAGAAGGGCTGCGGGTGTTCCCCGGCTAACGGCAAAGCCGTGAAGCGGGATGTGTCCCGGCCGGGCTGCTCTGCTGTGCCGGGGGAGCGGAGCCCCTCGCGAGTGCCCACCTGCTCCAGGCAGCTCCGGCACGTCTCCTGGATGAGCTGCTCGGGGTCCACCTCCTCCCCGACGTTATCGCGCACGTTGATTGCTGCCTTCTGGAAGAACTGGAGAGGAGGCGGCAGGAGGGGGTTAGGGCCCGGGCAGCCAGGCGGTGTCGGGGCAGGCCTGCGGGCCCAGCTCCCACGCTGCACCCACGGGACAGGCGCGGCAGCCCCGCGTGGTGCCGGGCAGCGGAGCTCCCTCTACGCAGCCCGCGGCGGGGCCTGGCCCGCGGCCCTCACCTTCATGTACTTGTGGAAGACGCCGCGGATCTCCTCGTTGATGCTGGGCTGCAGGACGGCTCGCAGCAGGTCCATGGACACGGCCGGGTCCGTGAAGCTGAAGGCGGAGGGGTCAGGCGGGGGGCGCGGGACCCCCTGCCCCGGTCCGGTCTAACCCCGATCCTCCCGCCCCGCTCTGGGGCCCAGTTCAGCCCGGCCGGtccggccccagccccggccccgctcccccccgtACCTGGTGGTCATCTGGGAGCGCCGGCCGCGCCGCTGCACCAGCCGGTGCTTGATCATGATGTTCCAGGGGCTCTACGGGACACACGCGtcagccgcggccccgccgctgcccgccccgccaggcccggcccggccccgcctcACCGTGCTGACCGGCTGCTCCTCGGCGCCGCCCGGGCCCTCCTCGCCCGGCGGCCCCGGCTGCTGCTCCGCATCGCGGGCAGCGCCCAtggcggccccggccccgctcccacccGCGCCACCGGAAGCGCGGCGCCCCGCCTACGTCACcggcccgcgccgccccggccgcGCGCCGGAAGTGACGCTGCCCCGGCAgtggcggcggggcgcggcggggtgCGGGAGCGGGGGGAGGCCCGGGGGGGGGCACGGCGTGTACGGGGGGTGCTggagccccggggcggggcACGGCGTGTatggggggggggcgcggggcgagCGGCCTCCGT comes from Nyctibius grandis isolate bNycGra1 chromosome 19, bNycGra1.pri, whole genome shotgun sequence and encodes:
- the DNTTIP1 gene encoding deoxynucleotidyltransferase terminal-interacting protein 1 isoform X2, whose translation is MGAARDAEQQPGPPGEEGPGGAEEQPSPWNIMIKHRLVQRRGRRSQMTTSFTDPAVSMDLLRAVLQPSINEEIRGVFHKYMKFFQKAAINVRDNVGEEVDPEQLIQETCRSCLEQAKLLFCDGKKVVPRLPHEQAVPKRARQMDEEVNRRGSPIPKKRKGRPPGQSLSNDRGVSGVAAWKLKVSEPVRRDGPKWDPSRLTETTTFVLGSRANKALGMGGTRGRLYIKHPHLFKYAADPQDKHWLAEQQHMRATGGKMAYLLLEEDIRDLAASEDYRDSAELRLEELRPFVPPAWMTEKMQKHMETLRRGGDAPPPPPEGPPEP
- the DNTTIP1 gene encoding deoxynucleotidyltransferase terminal-interacting protein 1 isoform X3, whose product is MGAARDAEQQPGPPGEEGPGGAEEQPVSTSPWNIMIKHRLVQRRGRRSQMTTSFTDPAVSMDLLRAVLQPSINEEIRGVFHKYMKFFQKAAINVRDNVGEEVDPEQLIQETCRSCLEQAKLLFCDGKKVVPRLPHEQAVPKRARQMDEEVNRRGSPIPKKRKGRPPGQSLSNDRGVSGVAAWKLKVSEPVRRDGPKWDPSRLTETTTFVLGSRANKALGMGGTRGRLYIKHPHLFKAYLLLEEDIRDLAASEDYRDSAELRLEELRPFVPPAWMTEKMQKHMETLRRGGDAPPPPPEGPPEP
- the DNTTIP1 gene encoding deoxynucleotidyltransferase terminal-interacting protein 1 isoform X1 — translated: MGAARDAEQQPGPPGEEGPGGAEEQPVSTSPWNIMIKHRLVQRRGRRSQMTTSFTDPAVSMDLLRAVLQPSINEEIRGVFHKYMKFFQKAAINVRDNVGEEVDPEQLIQETCRSCLEQAKLLFCDGKKVVPRLPHEQAVPKRARQMDEEVNRRGSPIPKKRKGRPPGQSLSNDRGVSGVAAWKLKVSEPVRRDGPKWDPSRLTETTTFVLGSRANKALGMGGTRGRLYIKHPHLFKYAADPQDKHWLAEQQHMRATGGKMAYLLLEEDIRDLAASEDYRDSAELRLEELRPFVPPAWMTEKMQKHMETLRRGGDAPPPPPEGPPEP